In one window of Phycisphaerales bacterium DNA:
- a CDS encoding VWA domain-containing protein yields MTWLTPAIAGIAAAIAVPSLLLLYFLKLRRQDVEISSTLLWKKAVQDLQANAPFQKLRKNILLLLQLLALAAVLLALGQPQIEGDRATSGRHAIVIDRGASMRVIDGTDANGNAISRLDEAKRRALEFIDGLREPGVFGVSDAQEAMVVAFDNTAEMLQPFTSDKRLLREAIESIKPTDAPSRLDEPLRLVRAQAPLQAPPAEAEGEAAEPLPGSVGTIHIFSDGRPEGGESVDLHAGDEIEFVSLGQQETGNVGITALDARRQLRQPEEVSVLVGLQSTARQPTNIAVELLIDGNSAAARRLTLPAATIEQRVDEDGSTTELITPTSSGLEFQIRRPGSAVLEARILDASTGGAPDAFDRDDRAWVVLPGAKRLSLALVTYGSLVLSEALSALPVERVEVFTPESFQALDDPFTRFDVVVLDGWLPAAPADADLGLPPGSWLVFDAVPTGPSALIDRGEGPPTEVVDWRRDHPTLRGLSLSAVRLSASRLVEPTEDGTATVIASAGTGPAIIGLSSARTRAVVVPWDLDESNWWLEPSFIVFLGQAVRHVTDGGPGDARQASRPGVARGESLPAGVDTAQLSPPEGDRFSIVVDDTGQAIAGPLNAIGLYTLSWDGPPGPNDTRSNGRSERQFAVNITSSTASDISPRRELVIRAERVGAAATPEGTDRAPRPLWPWLIVAGILVMMLEWYVYNRKVQI; encoded by the coding sequence ATGACCTGGCTCACCCCCGCCATCGCCGGTATCGCCGCGGCCATCGCCGTGCCTTCGCTGTTATTGCTGTACTTCCTGAAGCTGAGGCGACAGGATGTTGAGATCAGCTCCACCCTGCTGTGGAAGAAGGCCGTCCAGGACCTCCAGGCCAACGCTCCGTTCCAGAAGCTGCGCAAGAACATCCTGCTCCTCCTGCAACTGCTCGCCCTTGCAGCCGTGCTGCTCGCTCTGGGCCAGCCGCAGATCGAAGGCGATCGCGCCACCAGCGGCCGCCACGCCATCGTGATCGACCGCGGCGCTTCCATGCGCGTCATCGACGGAACGGATGCGAACGGCAACGCAATCAGCCGGCTCGACGAAGCCAAGCGACGAGCGCTCGAATTCATCGACGGATTGCGCGAGCCCGGCGTCTTCGGAGTTTCGGATGCCCAGGAAGCCATGGTTGTCGCGTTCGACAATACGGCGGAGATGCTCCAGCCATTTACCAGCGACAAGCGGTTGCTGCGCGAGGCCATCGAGTCGATAAAGCCAACTGACGCCCCAAGTCGACTCGACGAACCTCTCCGGCTCGTCCGCGCCCAAGCACCACTCCAGGCGCCTCCCGCTGAGGCGGAGGGCGAGGCGGCCGAACCATTGCCCGGTAGCGTGGGCACCATCCACATCTTCAGCGATGGTCGACCCGAAGGCGGTGAAAGCGTCGATCTGCACGCCGGCGACGAAATCGAATTCGTATCGCTGGGCCAGCAGGAAACGGGCAACGTCGGCATCACCGCGCTCGACGCCCGCCGCCAGTTACGGCAGCCCGAGGAGGTGTCGGTGCTCGTCGGCCTGCAATCAACCGCTCGGCAGCCGACGAACATCGCCGTCGAACTGCTGATCGACGGCAACTCGGCTGCCGCCCGTCGCCTCACGTTGCCAGCCGCAACGATCGAACAACGGGTCGACGAGGATGGCAGCACCACCGAGTTGATCACCCCCACCTCGAGCGGTCTCGAGTTCCAGATCCGCCGCCCCGGTTCGGCAGTCCTGGAAGCACGCATCCTCGACGCCTCCACCGGTGGGGCCCCAGATGCATTCGACCGCGATGATCGAGCCTGGGTCGTGCTGCCGGGCGCCAAGCGCTTATCCCTCGCGCTGGTCACCTACGGCAGCCTCGTGCTGAGCGAGGCCCTCTCGGCCCTACCAGTCGAGCGGGTCGAGGTCTTTACGCCCGAATCGTTCCAGGCGCTCGACGATCCCTTCACGCGATTCGACGTCGTCGTGCTTGACGGCTGGCTCCCGGCCGCGCCAGCGGATGCCGACCTTGGCCTGCCGCCGGGGAGTTGGCTGGTGTTCGATGCGGTGCCCACCGGCCCTTCGGCACTGATCGATCGAGGCGAAGGACCGCCGACCGAGGTCGTCGATTGGCGCCGCGATCACCCCACGCTCCGGGGGCTCTCGCTCTCGGCCGTCCGCCTCTCGGCCAGCCGGCTCGTCGAGCCCACCGAAGATGGAACGGCCACGGTCATTGCTTCGGCCGGAACCGGCCCAGCGATCATCGGCCTGTCTTCTGCCCGAACGCGCGCCGTCGTCGTCCCGTGGGATCTGGACGAGAGCAACTGGTGGCTCGAGCCCAGCTTCATCGTGTTCCTCGGCCAGGCAGTGCGTCACGTGACCGATGGCGGCCCCGGAGATGCACGCCAGGCCAGCCGTCCCGGCGTCGCTCGCGGCGAGTCGCTGCCCGCTGGCGTTGATACGGCCCAACTCAGCCCGCCCGAGGGCGATCGATTCTCAATCGTTGTCGACGACACCGGCCAGGCGATCGCCGGTCCGTTGAATGCGATTGGCCTGTACACCCTCTCATGGGACGGCCCGCCCGGCCCCAACGACACGCGCAGCAACGGTCGAAGCGAGCGACAGTTTGCCGTCAACATCACGAGCAGCACGGCCTCGGATATCTCGCCCCGACGGGAACTGGTCATCCGTGCCGAACGGGTAGGAGCAGCGGCCACGCCGGAAGGCACGGATCGCGCCCCCAGGCCGCTCTGGCCCTGGCTCATCGTGGCGGGCATCCTTGTGATGATGCTCGAGTGGTACGTCTACAACCGCAAGGTGCAGATATGA
- a CDS encoding DUF58 domain-containing protein produces MLKDASPKRPQTVDDLLDANLVAQLSRVDLQSRKIFRGKVQGERRSKKRGESVEFADHRPYVSGDDLRHVDWNIYGRLDRLFLKLFMEEEDLSLHVVLDCSGSADCGSPNKFTFMQRAAMALGYIGLVNLNRVSATAIARAEDGTGVLTSVRNLRGRRRVHEMGRWMCSLEPGGDLPFTDACKRIALNRTGKGVMVVLSDLLIKEGYQDGLRLLAGRGYDLIVLQVMSPQELDPTVGGDLRLRDVEDRDHAEVTISAPLLKRYKKVVEAYMREVQHFCAAREITHMTVRSDTPIDTLLMDYLRKRGVLR; encoded by the coding sequence ATGCTCAAAGACGCCTCCCCAAAACGCCCCCAGACCGTCGACGACCTGCTCGACGCCAATCTCGTTGCGCAGCTATCCCGCGTCGACCTCCAGAGCCGCAAGATCTTTCGCGGCAAGGTCCAGGGCGAGCGACGGAGCAAGAAGCGCGGCGAGAGCGTCGAGTTCGCCGACCACCGGCCATACGTCAGCGGCGACGACCTGCGGCACGTCGACTGGAACATCTACGGCCGCCTCGACCGGCTGTTCCTCAAGCTGTTCATGGAAGAGGAAGACCTCTCGCTGCACGTTGTCCTCGATTGCAGTGGATCCGCCGACTGTGGCTCGCCGAACAAGTTCACGTTCATGCAGCGTGCCGCGATGGCGCTGGGGTACATCGGTCTGGTGAACCTCAACCGCGTGTCTGCGACGGCCATCGCGCGAGCCGAGGATGGAACGGGCGTGCTGACCAGCGTGCGCAATCTCAGAGGCCGCAGGCGTGTCCACGAGATGGGCCGCTGGATGTGCAGCCTCGAACCCGGCGGCGACCTGCCCTTCACCGACGCCTGCAAGCGCATCGCCCTCAACCGCACCGGCAAGGGCGTCATGGTCGTGCTGAGCGATCTGCTCATTAAGGAGGGCTACCAGGACGGCCTGCGCCTGCTCGCCGGCCGCGGCTACGACCTGATCGTCTTGCAGGTCATGAGCCCGCAGGAACTCGACCCCACCGTCGGTGGCGACCTGCGACTGCGAGACGTGGAAGACCGCGACCACGCCGAAGTCACCATCTCCGCCCCGCTGCTCAAGCGATACAAGAAGGTCGTCGAGGCCTACATGCGCGAGGTCCAGCACTTTTGCGCCGCCCGCGAGATCACCCACATGACCGTCCGCAGCGACACGCCCATCGACACGCTGCTGATGGACTACCTGCGTAAGCGCGGGGTGCTGCGATGA
- a CDS encoding MoxR family ATPase: MAAEQDMQTPEAVKEACQRFGEQFQKLRAEVGKAVVGHADVVDAVLISLFAGGNVLLEGVPGLGKTLLVRSLSEALHLHFSRIQFTPDLMPADVIGTTLVSEDQETGRRNFVFQKGPIFAQIVLADEINRATPKTQSALLEAMQERSVTVGGVTHALEKPFIVLATQNPIEQEGTYPLPEAQLDRFMFKVNVGYSQLKDLMTILDRTTGQQAPKVEPVMDGPSIIEVQKLVRGAIIAPHVKEYAARLVLATHPGGQFAAGGENGPVAKYIRCGASPRAAQALLLGGKVRALIDGRYHVSYADIRETAILALRHRVLLNFEAEADRVDPDDVVKKIIELTPTEPVATRVA; encoded by the coding sequence ATGGCAGCAGAGCAGGACATGCAAACACCAGAGGCCGTGAAGGAAGCCTGCCAGCGCTTCGGCGAGCAGTTCCAGAAGCTCCGTGCCGAGGTCGGCAAGGCCGTCGTGGGCCACGCCGATGTCGTCGACGCCGTGCTCATCTCGCTCTTCGCCGGCGGCAACGTGCTTCTCGAGGGCGTGCCGGGACTGGGCAAGACGTTGCTGGTGCGCTCGCTCAGCGAGGCATTGCACTTGCACTTCAGCCGCATCCAGTTCACCCCCGATCTCATGCCCGCCGACGTCATCGGCACCACGCTGGTAAGCGAGGACCAGGAGACCGGCCGGCGGAACTTCGTGTTCCAGAAGGGCCCGATCTTCGCGCAGATCGTGCTGGCCGACGAGATCAACCGCGCCACGCCCAAGACCCAGAGCGCGCTGCTGGAAGCTATGCAGGAACGCAGCGTCACCGTCGGCGGCGTCACCCACGCGCTCGAGAAGCCCTTCATCGTGCTGGCCACTCAGAACCCCATCGAGCAAGAAGGCACCTACCCCCTGCCCGAGGCCCAGCTCGACCGATTCATGTTCAAGGTCAACGTCGGATACAGCCAGCTCAAAGACCTCATGACCATCCTCGACCGCACGACCGGCCAGCAGGCGCCCAAGGTCGAGCCCGTCATGGACGGGCCGAGCATCATCGAGGTGCAGAAGCTCGTCCGCGGCGCGATCATCGCCCCGCACGTGAAGGAGTATGCGGCCCGCCTCGTGCTGGCGACCCACCCCGGCGGCCAGTTCGCCGCCGGCGGCGAGAACGGCCCGGTGGCCAAGTACATCCGCTGCGGCGCCAGCCCCCGCGCGGCCCAGGCGCTGCTGCTGGGCGGCAAGGTCCGCGCTCTCATCGACGGTCGCTATCACGTTAGCTACGCCGACATCCGCGAGACGGCCATCCTCGCCCTGCGGCACCGCGTGCTGCTGAACTTCGAGGCCGAGGCGGATCGCGTGGATCCGGACGACGTGGTGAAGAAGATCATCGAGCTGACACCGACCGAGCCCGTGGCGACGAGGGTGGCGTGA
- a CDS encoding VWA domain-containing protein gives MLSLLAVLRVGPIEFAQPHWLWLLVVLVPMAVVIGRKSLSGMASNGRRVALIVRLLVLTMLVAALARPASRDTAEDVSATFVVDMSRSVPAIVQERARAFVRQAARIEKEPKDRIGTVAVAGEAIIEHLPRTMAPEIDRAFTGRTDQTNLAEAIRLALAVRPTDAAYRIVLMSDGNETTGDLLSEARSARAQGVPIDVLPLRYNYENEVIVEQILAPATARMGENANLRVALRSNSVASGTLTITANGSPINIATDGPGPGVQVELDPGLNSFVVPIRVPNAEVLRFEAVFEPSSAQAGDTILENNRALATTFVAGEGKVLVLVEDPPTAQPFLQALTEAGVLVDARPSAAMPDSLVGLGAYDAIVLMNQPAANFSRMAMDQLRQYVHDAGGGLVMLGGPNSFGAGGWINSPLEDALPIRLDPPQKRQLPKGAIAIVIDTSGSMGGGVGGLGQSQLDIAKEGALAGINTLSSRDMASVIRFDSSAGLVMPLAELTDRGAFASAIRRMEVGGGTNMAPGLVMALEQLEDAPAAVKHIIVLSDGQTTGSSREFQTIIRRARQTNISISTVTIGDFSNDALMQEIAAATNGRYYPVTIANSKAQLPEIFIREAQTISRPLVWEGTPFVPAFTPGLTEASRGIRGVPPISGYVVAGDREGMSVVTMRGQENDPVMAQWQHGLGRVVTYTSDALSRWNPMWLAWGDYKQFWEQHVRWTMRASGDASIRIVTTREGDRTRVVVEATDAAGQRMNFATINGRLAAPDGTGIDVSLQQTGPGLYEGVFDTEQSGSYLLSLNYDAPQADGQRLRGTARAAIDRPFADEFRATRTNDALLRQVAEVTGGQLLSADSMDEAVSPWRREGIEMPVALRSIWLPVAMLGIGLFLLDVGIRRVRVDVRGIGRFIQKSLNAKQQTQSQQIDALRTARAKAQDRLKRPDEGPSQKVRAAMRASEQQATAKARFEVSDEDLKGTKGSVVEGAANGAPEQPSTKKPDATTDEEEQGMSRLLKAKQRTRDEFKDR, from the coding sequence TTGCTGAGTCTGCTGGCCGTGCTCCGAGTGGGGCCCATCGAATTCGCCCAGCCGCACTGGCTCTGGCTGCTGGTGGTGCTGGTGCCCATGGCAGTGGTGATCGGCAGGAAGAGCCTCTCGGGCATGGCATCGAACGGCCGGCGCGTCGCCCTGATCGTTCGGCTCCTGGTCCTGACCATGCTTGTGGCAGCCCTGGCGCGGCCCGCGTCGCGCGACACCGCCGAGGACGTTTCGGCGACGTTTGTGGTCGACATGAGCCGCTCCGTCCCCGCCATCGTCCAGGAGCGTGCGCGGGCCTTCGTACGCCAAGCCGCCCGGATAGAGAAAGAGCCAAAGGACCGCATTGGCACGGTCGCGGTCGCCGGCGAGGCGATCATCGAACACCTGCCCCGCACCATGGCGCCAGAGATCGACCGGGCCTTTACGGGCCGAACGGATCAAACCAACCTGGCCGAGGCTATTCGCCTCGCCCTGGCCGTCAGGCCAACGGACGCCGCCTACCGCATCGTGCTGATGAGCGATGGGAACGAGACCACGGGCGATTTGCTGTCCGAAGCTCGCTCCGCTCGTGCGCAGGGCGTGCCGATCGACGTTCTGCCGCTTCGGTACAACTACGAGAACGAGGTCATCGTCGAGCAGATCCTGGCTCCGGCAACGGCTCGAATGGGCGAGAACGCCAACCTGCGCGTCGCGCTCCGTTCCAACAGCGTTGCCAGTGGCACGCTGACCATCACGGCCAATGGCTCACCGATCAACATCGCAACGGACGGCCCCGGCCCGGGCGTGCAGGTCGAACTCGACCCGGGACTGAACAGCTTCGTCGTACCCATTCGTGTGCCCAATGCGGAGGTGCTTCGCTTTGAGGCAGTCTTCGAGCCAAGCTCGGCCCAGGCCGGCGATACCATCCTCGAGAACAACCGCGCCCTGGCGACCACATTCGTTGCAGGAGAGGGCAAGGTGCTGGTGCTCGTCGAAGACCCTCCCACCGCCCAGCCCTTCCTGCAAGCGCTGACCGAAGCGGGCGTGCTGGTCGATGCCCGCCCCTCGGCCGCGATGCCCGACAGTCTGGTCGGGCTTGGCGCCTACGACGCGATCGTCCTGATGAACCAGCCGGCGGCCAACTTCAGCCGCATGGCCATGGACCAGCTCCGCCAATACGTGCACGACGCCGGTGGCGGGCTGGTGATGCTCGGCGGTCCAAACTCGTTTGGCGCCGGCGGCTGGATCAACAGCCCCCTCGAAGACGCACTACCGATCCGTCTTGATCCACCGCAAAAGCGCCAGCTTCCAAAGGGCGCCATCGCCATCGTCATCGATACGTCGGGTTCGATGGGCGGTGGCGTGGGCGGTCTCGGGCAGAGCCAGCTCGACATCGCGAAAGAAGGAGCGCTGGCGGGCATCAACACGCTCTCGTCGCGAGATATGGCCTCGGTGATTCGATTCGACAGCTCGGCGGGCCTTGTGATGCCATTGGCCGAACTCACCGACCGCGGCGCGTTCGCCTCGGCCATCCGGCGCATGGAGGTCGGCGGCGGCACGAACATGGCGCCCGGCCTCGTGATGGCCCTGGAGCAACTCGAGGATGCGCCCGCCGCTGTCAAGCACATCATCGTGCTGAGCGATGGGCAGACAACCGGCAGCAGCCGGGAGTTCCAGACCATCATCCGCCGTGCCCGGCAAACGAACATCTCGATTTCAACCGTGACGATTGGCGACTTCTCGAACGATGCATTGATGCAGGAGATCGCCGCAGCCACGAACGGTCGCTACTACCCGGTGACCATCGCCAACAGCAAGGCCCAACTCCCTGAGATCTTCATTCGCGAAGCCCAGACCATCAGCCGTCCGCTCGTCTGGGAGGGCACGCCCTTTGTGCCCGCGTTTACGCCCGGACTCACCGAGGCTTCGCGCGGCATCCGAGGTGTTCCGCCAATCAGCGGCTACGTCGTCGCAGGTGATCGCGAGGGCATGTCGGTCGTCACCATGCGAGGCCAGGAGAACGATCCGGTGATGGCGCAATGGCAGCATGGGCTGGGGCGCGTCGTAACGTATACCAGCGATGCATTGAGCCGATGGAACCCAATGTGGCTGGCCTGGGGCGACTATAAGCAGTTCTGGGAACAGCACGTTCGGTGGACGATGCGCGCCAGCGGTGACGCCAGCATCCGCATCGTGACCACGCGGGAAGGCGACCGGACCCGCGTCGTCGTGGAGGCCACCGATGCAGCCGGCCAGCGCATGAACTTCGCCACGATCAATGGCCGCCTGGCGGCCCCCGATGGCACCGGCATCGACGTCTCGCTCCAACAGACCGGGCCCGGGCTCTACGAGGGCGTCTTCGACACCGAGCAATCGGGCTCGTACCTCTTGAGCCTGAACTACGACGCGCCGCAGGCCGATGGGCAACGCCTGCGCGGCACGGCGCGCGCCGCCATCGACCGCCCGTTTGCCGACGAGTTCCGAGCTACGCGGACCAACGACGCGTTGCTTCGGCAGGTGGCCGAGGTGACCGGCGGGCAGCTCCTCTCGGCAGACTCGATGGATGAAGCCGTCAGCCCATGGCGACGGGAGGGCATCGAAATGCCCGTCGCCCTTCGCAGCATCTGGTTGCCCGTGGCGATGCTCGGCATCGGCCTGTTTCTGCTGGACGTTGGCATCCGCCGCGTGCGAGTCGATGTTCGGGGCATTGGGCGATTCATCCAGAAGAGCCTGAATGCCAAGCAACAAACCCAATCTCAGCAGATCGATGCCTTGCGAACGGCACGAGCCAAAGCCCAGGATCGCCTGAAGCGCCCCGACGAGGGGCCGAGCCAGAAGGTGCGCGCCGCCATGCGGGCAAGCGAGCAGCAGGCGACCGCCAAGGCTCGTTTTGAGGTATCAGACGAAGATCTCAAGGGCACGAAGGGCAGCGTGGTCGAAGGCGCGGCCAACGGGGCCCCGGAGCAGCCCAGCACCAAGAAACCCGATGCCACCACAGATGAAGAAGAGCAGGGCATGTCGCGTCTGCTCAAGGCCAAGCAGCGCACGCGCGATGAGTTCAAGGATCGATAG
- a CDS encoding GC-type dockerin domain-anchored protein: protein MKKIVAASMLAVPALALAQVTPVGPFTGDLQEGFDALPGGFPASHPVFDGTAEMISTGGSMHTTTGWSFMCVIRPFEGSRLAASAGGFVIYEFTDEVGMFGGYFGTNADTSGPDATARFLDASGALVDEAVIEINPDCAWNWNGWEVAGGVTTIEIEGAVFGGAFVQMDAMELTYGSASCYADFDMDGDLTIFDFLAFQNAFDSGDLAADCDEDGSLTLFDFLCFQNAFDAGCE from the coding sequence ATGAAGAAGATCGTTGCTGCTTCGATGCTCGCCGTGCCCGCCTTGGCGCTGGCCCAGGTGACGCCCGTCGGCCCGTTCACCGGTGACCTCCAGGAGGGCTTCGACGCCCTGCCCGGCGGTTTCCCGGCATCCCACCCAGTGTTCGATGGCACCGCTGAGATGATCAGCACGGGTGGTTCCATGCACACGACCACGGGCTGGAGCTTCATGTGCGTCATCCGTCCGTTCGAGGGTTCGCGCCTGGCGGCTTCGGCCGGTGGTTTCGTGATCTACGAGTTCACCGACGAGGTCGGCATGTTCGGCGGATACTTCGGCACCAACGCCGATACCAGCGGCCCCGACGCCACCGCTCGCTTCCTGGACGCTTCGGGCGCCTTGGTTGACGAGGCCGTCATCGAGATCAACCCCGACTGCGCTTGGAACTGGAATGGCTGGGAGGTTGCCGGCGGCGTCACGACCATCGAGATCGAGGGCGCCGTTTTCGGTGGCGCCTTCGTCCAGATGGACGCGATGGAGCTGACCTACGGCTCGGCCAGCTGCTATGCCGACTTCGACATGGACGGCGACCTGACCATCTTCGACTTCCTGGCCTTCCAGAACGCCTTCGACTCGGGCGATCTGGCCGCCGACTGCGACGAGGATGGCAGCCTGACGCTGTTCGACTTCCTCTGCTTCCAGAACGCGTTCGACGCGGGCTGCGAGTAA
- a CDS encoding chemotaxis protein CheX has product MLEAVREVFWTTMQVPVENTGQREWSGDSGPIAVSVQFDGDPGGHLTLGMDAHGAQRIASIFSGRDVPAESAACSDALLELATMICGRATARMGLVSNVRPLGLHDERESRAGEVGSESMMTARTLRHEHGFVTLELVTTGTSAVEREPAAGVKAR; this is encoded by the coding sequence TTGCTCGAGGCCGTCCGCGAGGTGTTCTGGACGACCATGCAGGTGCCAGTCGAGAACACGGGGCAGCGGGAGTGGTCCGGTGATTCCGGGCCGATCGCAGTTTCTGTCCAATTCGACGGCGATCCAGGCGGCCACCTCACGCTCGGCATGGATGCACATGGCGCCCAACGCATTGCATCGATCTTCAGCGGGCGCGACGTGCCGGCCGAAAGCGCTGCGTGCTCGGATGCGCTGCTCGAACTGGCGACCATGATCTGCGGGCGCGCGACGGCACGGATGGGACTTGTCTCCAACGTTCGGCCCCTCGGCCTGCATGATGAGCGGGAATCGCGGGCTGGCGAGGTCGGAAGCGAATCGATGATGACAGCACGGACGCTGCGACACGAGCACGGCTTCGTGACGCTGGAACTGGTCACAACAGGTACGAGTGCGGTCGAGCGTGAACCGGCCGCTGGAGTGAAAGCGCGATGA
- a CDS encoding response regulator: MKILLIDDSKTMREIIRSVLVQIDDVEVCEAVGGHEGLALAASAEPDLVLVDQLMPEVDGLQFIRAFRERNTRTPIILLGCSNDRRQVVEAIRAGANNFLAKPFTPDLLGQRVRETMEALSPPTIRVAS; the protein is encoded by the coding sequence ATGAAGATCCTCTTGATCGACGACTCGAAGACGATGCGTGAGATCATCCGTTCGGTGCTGGTGCAAATCGACGACGTCGAGGTCTGCGAAGCCGTAGGAGGCCATGAAGGGCTTGCCCTTGCGGCATCCGCCGAGCCCGACCTAGTGCTCGTTGATCAACTGATGCCGGAGGTCGACGGCCTGCAGTTCATCCGAGCCTTTCGCGAGCGAAACACGCGTACGCCCATTATCCTGCTCGGATGTAGCAATGACCGTCGGCAGGTGGTGGAGGCGATTCGGGCAGGCGCGAACAACTTCCTGGCCAAGCCGTTTACGCCCGATTTGCTCGGGCAGCGTGTCCGCGAGACCATGGAAGCACTCTCGCCACCGACCATTCGCGTCGCTTCGTGA
- a CDS encoding FapA family protein, translated as MSVETLEQACRVIISPDGVRAVLRIAPNRENESVTTDMIEAVLSGQGIDAQRMLKPAIASLVEQLRTKPGEEAEAVAAEGVAPTNGADGWFERSPELASPEPPAAGPEDSAVDFYAHTSIVVVRSGQVLGVLHEPTESADGLDVYGTPIKASQGQAAAFRLDDSVELREDGSVVSLFDGCLDVSDGQLSVRATLEIDESVDFSTGNVDFPGNVTIGGGVCDKFKVCVGGDLEVLELVEAARIEVTGSATLHRGIAGRGKGSLSVAVDLEAGYVDGARLYVGRDLLVRKEISNCTTIVGRFVQSPECSVVGGEMSFRFGGNVRTLGSEAETELLVRIGCDPEMDARAKLLDGALRDIAGRMEKIRAKLAEASPADANRLNAELARLESRRPSIRSALERLIDSYGRMAGAMLRVERSIMPGVTLAIGPQAATVRQGLPGPVEILVDESGTMVFRTPGSKTMTPLAGKAVMHVDRDAVDLDDLQRWLESPLLGSSENAA; from the coding sequence GTGTCCGTCGAGACTTTGGAGCAAGCCTGTCGTGTCATCATCTCCCCGGACGGAGTGCGCGCCGTCTTGCGCATTGCGCCCAATCGCGAGAATGAGAGCGTCACCACCGATATGATCGAGGCGGTGCTGAGCGGCCAGGGCATAGACGCGCAACGAATGCTCAAGCCCGCCATTGCTTCATTGGTGGAGCAGTTGCGGACGAAACCGGGAGAGGAAGCAGAAGCGGTGGCCGCCGAAGGTGTGGCGCCCACGAACGGAGCCGATGGCTGGTTCGAGCGATCGCCCGAGCTGGCTTCGCCCGAGCCACCGGCAGCAGGACCGGAAGACTCCGCGGTTGACTTCTACGCGCACACCTCGATCGTCGTCGTGCGTTCGGGGCAGGTCCTGGGCGTGTTGCACGAGCCGACGGAATCCGCCGACGGACTGGACGTGTATGGAACGCCAATCAAGGCTTCACAGGGCCAGGCGGCAGCGTTTCGGCTCGACGACTCGGTCGAACTCCGCGAAGATGGTTCGGTCGTCTCACTCTTCGACGGATGCCTTGATGTCAGCGATGGCCAGTTGTCGGTGCGAGCAACGCTGGAGATCGATGAGTCGGTCGATTTCAGCACCGGAAACGTTGACTTTCCTGGCAACGTGACGATCGGCGGAGGCGTGTGCGACAAGTTCAAGGTGTGCGTCGGGGGCGATCTCGAGGTCCTGGAACTGGTTGAAGCGGCACGAATCGAAGTCACGGGCTCTGCGACGCTCCATCGGGGCATCGCCGGCCGCGGGAAGGGCTCGCTTTCGGTTGCGGTCGACCTTGAGGCTGGTTATGTCGATGGCGCCCGCCTGTATGTCGGCCGAGATCTCCTCGTTCGCAAGGAGATCTCCAACTGCACCACCATCGTGGGGCGCTTCGTGCAATCGCCCGAGTGTTCGGTGGTCGGTGGCGAGATGTCATTTCGATTCGGCGGCAACGTTCGCACGCTTGGGAGTGAGGCCGAGACCGAGCTGCTCGTGCGCATCGGCTGCGATCCGGAGATGGATGCCCGGGCGAAGCTGCTCGATGGGGCCCTTCGTGATATCGCTGGCCGAATGGAGAAGATCCGAGCGAAGCTCGCCGAGGCGAGCCCCGCTGATGCCAACAGACTGAACGCCGAACTGGCGCGGCTCGAGTCGCGTAGGCCATCCATTCGGTCGGCCCTTGAGCGATTGATCGATTCGTATGGACGCATGGCGGGCGCAATGCTTCGGGTCGAGCGGTCGATCATGCCGGGTGTGACGCTGGCGATTGGTCCGCAGGCGGCGACGGTGCGCCAGGGGCTCCCGGGGCCTGTTGAGATCCTCGTGGATGAGAGTGGCACGATGGTGTTTCGCACTCCGGGATCGAAGACGATGACACCGCTGGCCGGGAAGGCCGTGATGCACGTCGATCGCGACGCGGTAGACCTCGACGATCTCCAGCGTTGGCTCGAGAGCCCCTTGCTTGGGTCGTCCGAGAACGCGGCCTGA
- a CDS encoding PilZ domain-containing protein — protein sequence MLDLSAGGVRLSGRGPQPGRVGDKVSLQLDWGFGKQEFEGVVTRLERRWFFGWVAGVKFENLTPARKQALSKASMLAASGEITEWCRAS from the coding sequence GTGCTCGACTTGTCGGCCGGCGGCGTCCGGTTGTCGGGTCGCGGTCCGCAGCCGGGCCGCGTTGGAGACAAGGTCTCGCTCCAATTGGATTGGGGTTTCGGCAAGCAGGAGTTCGAAGGCGTCGTGACGCGCCTCGAGCGTCGGTGGTTCTTCGGCTGGGTGGCCGGCGTGAAGTTCGAGAATCTGACGCCGGCGCGCAAGCAGGCGTTGTCGAAAGCCTCGATGCTCGCGGCCAGCGGCGAGATTACCGAGTGGTGCCGGGCGAGCTGA